A part of Lacibacter sp. H407 genomic DNA contains:
- a CDS encoding TonB-dependent receptor, translating to MAKQFSVIHYNKSFLLILTKRFVVVTVLSFLFVLPTIAQVTSAGIRGTVKAENGEELEKITVQAIHEPTRSIYTTASQKGGTYNLPNLKSGGPYTLIFSYIGFAGDTLTDIQLSLGNTETINTVLQPLATTLDDIIIRSNKKIIRRTGAGTSISKSQIENFPTISRSLQDFTRLSPQANGNSLSGTNYRYNNLSIDGAALNDAFGFTEPASGAGGSLASGTPGGLAKTQPISLEAIQEVQVEVSPYTVTLGNFTGGSINAVTRSGTNQFSGSTFFSGRNQWLTGPTADAKRQRIENFSDYQTGFRLGGPIVKNKLFYFTAIEIARRNEPVAFAPGSDGSAIPFALAKALYDTVLSRYNYDLGSYEDVTLKINSDKFFMKLDWNVNSVHKLSIRHNYVQAFADNNERSANILNFGSQGFRHNSKTHSAVFEAKSNFSDRLSNNLIIGFTNTKDERQIKGDLFPHIEITYNTANTIYLGAYREAAVYGLNLKTLELTDNLTFYRRKQTITIGTHNEFYNIDYRFLTAFNGRWAYRSVDDFYADKPSRIRGVYNLQNNDYEFNRNNPSASFRVFLLSQYIQDEIAVTKNLRVTAGIRFDFTAYPDRPNVNPDVTKTKGFENFSNSNNPYPQIAPRIGFNWNINGTQQLVVRGGSGIFNGRMPFAWLAYPYYNSGTTYGNVDFRPTTNVPLINDVSQIAATYQPGIREINLLDNNYKLPQVFRNSLGIDFKTENGWSISAEAVYTKTLNDVLYKTINLKDSTASLTGAGDNRTVYLGNGNAQKLNPSFTNVFLLTNTNQGYRYQLSVTAGKRIKAFQFFTAYTYGVSKDVSNGVRVSPQANWEFNQTILPNAPQLSYSNFDLRHRSISNLQYNQKWKHSSVNVIFVYTLQSGSPFTYTYIGDINRDGSPNNDLIYIPRNQIESNLVDIKDAAGTIVTTAAAQWEQLNNYIERDRYLRKRRGQYAERNGARTPWNQQLDMKVTYSIQLGSEEQKHTLGFSLDVFNLSNLISRNWGRQYYVPNILNSSYQLLTVARVNSSLQPELNFSNPQTTAWQYDALISRAQGLFSIRYSF from the coding sequence CCAACAAGATCAATTTATACAACCGCTTCGCAAAAAGGCGGTACGTACAACTTACCCAACCTCAAAAGCGGTGGTCCTTATACACTCATTTTTTCCTATATCGGTTTTGCGGGTGATACACTTACAGATATTCAATTAAGTTTAGGCAACACCGAAACTATCAACACTGTGTTGCAACCACTTGCTACAACATTAGACGATATTATTATCAGAAGTAATAAAAAAATCATTCGCAGAACCGGTGCCGGCACTTCTATTTCAAAAAGCCAGATTGAAAATTTTCCTACCATCAGCAGAAGCCTGCAGGATTTTACACGGTTAAGTCCGCAGGCAAATGGTAACAGTTTAAGCGGCACCAATTACCGATACAATAATTTAAGTATTGATGGCGCTGCATTGAACGATGCTTTTGGTTTTACTGAACCTGCAAGCGGTGCAGGTGGATCATTGGCATCGGGCACGCCGGGTGGTTTAGCAAAAACACAACCGATCAGTTTAGAAGCCATACAGGAAGTACAGGTAGAAGTATCGCCTTACACCGTTACATTGGGGAATTTTACAGGCGGCAGTATCAACGCTGTTACAAGAAGTGGTACGAATCAATTTTCAGGTTCTACATTTTTCTCCGGAAGAAATCAATGGTTAACGGGACCTACTGCAGATGCAAAACGTCAACGCATTGAAAACTTTTCTGATTATCAAACCGGCTTTCGTTTAGGCGGCCCCATTGTGAAGAATAAACTTTTCTATTTTACAGCTATTGAAATTGCCAGAAGAAACGAACCTGTTGCATTTGCACCAGGCAGCGATGGATCAGCGATACCGTTTGCACTTGCAAAAGCATTGTACGATACGGTTCTATCCCGTTACAATTATGATCTTGGCTCTTATGAAGATGTCACCTTAAAGATCAACAGCGATAAATTTTTTATGAAGCTGGATTGGAATGTGAACAGTGTACATAAGCTGAGCATCCGGCATAATTATGTACAGGCATTTGCAGATAACAATGAACGTTCAGCCAATATTCTCAACTTCGGCAGCCAGGGCTTTCGGCACAACAGTAAAACGCATAGTGCCGTGTTTGAAGCAAAATCAAATTTCTCCGACCGTTTGTCCAATAACCTGATCATCGGATTTACAAATACAAAAGATGAGCGCCAAATCAAAGGAGATCTGTTCCCACATATTGAAATTACTTACAACACTGCCAACACTATTTACCTGGGTGCTTACCGTGAAGCAGCGGTATATGGATTGAATTTAAAAACACTTGAACTTACGGATAACCTTACGTTCTACCGAAGAAAACAAACGATCACCATTGGCACGCACAATGAATTTTACAATATCGACTATCGCTTTCTTACAGCTTTTAACGGAAGATGGGCTTACAGAAGTGTAGATGATTTTTATGCCGATAAGCCAAGCCGCATACGTGGCGTGTACAACTTGCAGAATAACGATTATGAATTCAACCGCAACAATCCATCAGCCAGTTTTCGTGTGTTTTTATTGAGTCAATACATACAGGATGAAATTGCGGTAACAAAAAACTTACGTGTAACAGCAGGCATCCGTTTTGATTTTACAGCTTACCCCGACAGGCCTAATGTAAATCCCGATGTAACAAAAACAAAAGGATTCGAAAACTTTTCAAACAGTAACAACCCATATCCGCAAATTGCACCAAGAATCGGTTTCAACTGGAATATTAATGGAACGCAACAACTTGTTGTAAGAGGTGGAAGCGGCATCTTCAATGGTCGTATGCCATTTGCATGGCTTGCCTATCCGTATTACAACAGTGGTACAACATATGGCAATGTAGATTTTCGTCCAACAACAAATGTTCCGTTGATCAACGATGTATCACAGATCGCTGCCACGTATCAGCCCGGCATACGGGAGATCAATTTGCTTGATAACAATTACAAACTGCCACAGGTATTCCGTAACAGTTTAGGGATTGATTTCAAAACTGAAAATGGATGGTCAATATCTGCTGAAGCTGTTTATACAAAAACATTGAATGATGTTTTGTATAAAACCATCAATCTCAAAGACAGCACCGCCAGCTTAACCGGAGCAGGTGATAACAGAACGGTGTATCTTGGAAATGGAAATGCACAAAAGCTGAATCCTTCATTCACCAATGTATTCCTGCTCACCAATACCAACCAAGGTTACCGCTATCAACTTTCTGTTACAGCTGGAAAGCGCATCAAAGCATTTCAATTTTTTACTGCTTACACTTATGGCGTATCAAAAGATGTTTCCAATGGTGTGCGTGTTTCACCACAAGCGAATTGGGAATTCAATCAAACGATTTTACCGAATGCCCCGCAGTTATCTTATTCTAACTTCGATCTGCGTCATCGAAGCATCAGCAATCTTCAATACAATCAAAAATGGAAACACAGCAGTGTAAATGTGATCTTTGTTTACACGCTGCAATCCGGCAGTCCGTTTACCTATACCTATATTGGCGACATAAACCGTGATGGTTCGCCCAATAACGATCTGATCTATATTCCACGCAATCAAATTGAAAGTAACCTGGTTGATATAAAAGATGCAGCCGGAACTATTGTAACAACTGCTGCTGCACAATGGGAACAGTTGAATAACTATATCGAACGTGATCGCTATCTCAGGAAACGAAGAGGCCAGTATGCAGAGCGAAATGGAGCCCGCACTCCCTGGAATCAGCAACTTGATATGAAGGTTACGTATTCGATACAATTAGGTTCCGAAGAACAAAAGCATACACTTGGCTTTTCACTGGATGTATTTAATCTTTCCAATCTTATTTCGAGAAACTGGGGACGGCAATATTATGTGCCCAATATTTTAAACAGCAGTTACCAATTACTCACTGTTGCAAGAGTGAACAGTTCATTACAACCGGAATTAAATTTTTCGAATCCGCAAACAACAGCCTGGCAATACGATGCACTGATCTCCAGAGCGCAGGGGTTATTCAGTATTCGTTACAGCTTTTAA
- a CDS encoding inorganic phosphate transporter yields MTILLFLAVLLLTYANGANDNFKGTATLWGSGTLNYKQALLLATLFTFAGSICSYFLANGLVKNFSGKGLVPDEILQTKEFVLAVAGGTGITILLATFLGFPVSTTHGLVGALVGAGIVAAGSKVDLSVLGKTFFLPLLFSPLIAILITGILHKIISTTKKTDYTVAGLSITGNGSFLNPLHYVSAGVVSFARGLNDTPKLISLLLLSTYFSMPINFLLLAVVMAIGGLINARKIAETMSKKITRLSPQQGLLANMVTGTMVIMASKFGLPVSTTHVSVGSIYGIGLSAKTADNKEIAKIGLSWLLTLPIAAIISATIYFIISYIN; encoded by the coding sequence ATGACGATCCTCTTATTTCTTGCTGTGCTTTTACTTACATACGCCAATGGTGCGAATGATAATTTTAAAGGAACTGCTACTTTATGGGGAAGTGGTACGTTGAATTACAAGCAAGCACTGTTACTTGCCACACTATTTACATTTGCCGGATCGATCTGTTCCTATTTCCTGGCAAACGGTTTGGTAAAAAATTTTTCGGGTAAAGGTTTGGTGCCCGATGAAATATTACAAACGAAAGAATTTGTATTAGCCGTTGCAGGCGGCACCGGCATTACTATTTTACTGGCAACGTTTTTAGGTTTTCCTGTTTCAACCACACATGGGTTAGTAGGTGCATTGGTTGGTGCAGGTATTGTAGCAGCAGGCAGCAAGGTTGATCTGAGTGTATTGGGCAAAACATTTTTTCTTCCCTTACTATTCAGTCCGTTGATCGCCATTCTTATAACAGGCATTCTGCATAAAATCATTTCCACAACAAAGAAAACCGACTATACTGTTGCTGGATTATCCATAACAGGCAACGGATCGTTTCTTAACCCGCTTCACTATGTCAGCGCAGGCGTTGTAAGTTTTGCAAGAGGGTTGAACGATACACCTAAACTCATTTCACTGCTATTACTTTCAACATATTTCAGTATGCCCATCAACTTTTTACTACTTGCAGTTGTAATGGCAATCGGAGGATTGATCAATGCACGCAAAATTGCTGAGACCATGAGTAAAAAAATTACAAGGCTTTCACCCCAACAGGGATTATTGGCGAATATGGTTACCGGCACAATGGTGATCATGGCCAGTAAGTTTGGGTTACCCGTTTCTACCACACATGTATCTGTTGGTAGTATTTATGGCATTGGTCTTTCTGCAAAAACTGCCGATAACAAAGAAATAGCGAAGATCGGATTATCATGGCTACTCACATTGCCAATTGCAGCCATCATCAGTGCAACCATTTATTTTATTATATCGTATATCAACTAA
- the arsM gene encoding arsenosugar biosynthesis arsenite methyltransferase ArsM encodes MSTTYLETTKNVYKEAAENPQVGLCCTTTPIWQLPGLDIPVRMQQMNYGCGSTVHPRDLVKNPRILYVGVGGGMELLQFAYFSRQLNGVIGVDVVDEMLQASRDNFVEAERLNPWFRSEFVDLRKGDALNLPVEDNSIDVAAQNCLFNIFKQEELKLALEEMYRVLKPRGRLVMSDPTCEQDIPENLREDERLRALCLSGSLPLWDYVKMITDAGFGTVEIRAKRPYRILDPKNYDTNELLFIESVEVCAIKDPMPADGPCVFTGKTAIYFGNEECFDDDNGHVLLPNQPLAVCDKTAAALASLNREDIYISGSTWFYDGGGCC; translated from the coding sequence ATGAGCACTACTTATCTCGAAACAACAAAAAATGTTTACAAAGAAGCCGCTGAAAACCCGCAAGTTGGTTTGTGCTGCACCACTACACCCATTTGGCAATTGCCAGGATTAGATATTCCGGTGCGTATGCAACAGATGAATTACGGATGTGGCAGTACCGTTCATCCAAGAGATCTCGTAAAGAATCCACGAATACTGTATGTTGGCGTTGGCGGAGGAATGGAGTTGTTGCAGTTTGCCTATTTCAGTCGCCAGTTGAACGGTGTTATTGGTGTTGATGTAGTGGATGAAATGTTGCAGGCGAGCCGTGATAATTTTGTGGAGGCTGAACGTTTGAATCCGTGGTTCCGTTCAGAGTTTGTAGATCTGCGTAAAGGTGATGCATTGAATTTGCCGGTTGAAGACAACAGTATTGATGTGGCTGCACAAAATTGCCTCTTCAATATTTTTAAACAGGAAGAATTGAAACTGGCATTAGAAGAAATGTATCGTGTGTTGAAACCAAGAGGCCGTTTGGTGATGAGTGATCCAACCTGTGAGCAGGATATACCGGAGAACCTCCGTGAAGATGAACGTTTGCGTGCTTTGTGTTTGAGTGGTTCTTTACCATTGTGGGATTATGTGAAGATGATCACTGATGCTGGATTTGGTACTGTTGAAATAAGAGCGAAGCGTCCGTATCGTATTCTTGATCCAAAGAATTATGATACCAATGAATTGCTCTTTATTGAAAGTGTGGAAGTGTGTGCCATTAAAGATCCGATGCCTGCTGATGGACCTTGTGTGTTTACCGGTAAAACAGCAATTTATTTTGGAAATGAAGAATGCTTTGATGATGACAATGGACATGTCTTGTTGCCCAACCAGCCGTTGGCGGTGTGCGATAAAACTGCGGCAGCATTGGCTTCATTAAACCGTGAAGATATTTATATTTCAGGATCTACCTGGTTTTACGACGGTGGTGGATGCTGCTAA
- a CDS encoding TIGR04282 family arsenosugar biosynthesis glycosyltransferase produces MTKKAIIVFVKNPEPGKVKTRLAKDIGDAAAVDVYRQLLRHTHDVLVPVSAGKFIFYADEINRLDLWETNSFYKQLQHGNDLGERMQHAFSFLFELGYERVLIIGSDCPQLSTVHLNHAFELLETHDVCIGPVDDGGYYLLGLRAVHLPFFSNKAWSTDSVYSSTINDATEAGLTVAVTEQLRDVDTLTDWEELKELLDYQKASPIVK; encoded by the coding sequence ATGACGAAAAAAGCGATTATTGTATTTGTAAAAAATCCCGAACCGGGAAAAGTAAAAACAAGATTAGCAAAGGATATCGGCGATGCTGCAGCGGTTGACGTTTACCGTCAGTTGCTGCGGCATACGCATGATGTACTGGTACCAGTTTCTGCAGGTAAATTTATTTTCTATGCAGATGAGATCAACCGTCTAGATCTGTGGGAAACAAATTCGTTTTACAAACAACTGCAGCATGGAAATGATTTGGGCGAACGGATGCAACACGCTTTTTCATTTTTGTTTGAACTAGGCTATGAGCGTGTGCTCATTATTGGCAGCGATTGTCCACAACTTTCCACCGTACATCTGAACCATGCATTTGAATTGTTAGAAACACATGATGTTTGTATTGGCCCTGTTGATGATGGTGGTTATTATTTACTCGGCTTGCGTGCTGTTCATCTGCCTTTCTTCAGTAACAAAGCATGGAGTACCGACAGTGTTTACAGCAGCACCATCAACGATGCAACAGAAGCAGGATTAACGGTTGCTGTAACCGAACAGTTAAGAGATGTAGATACGCTTACTGATTGGGAAGAGTTGAAAGAATTGCTTGATTATCAGAAAGCTTCGCCAATAGTAAAATAA
- a CDS encoding BamA/TamA family outer membrane protein codes for MRFIFSAVIVFFFTANVFSQDSSRKNKPRRLTAFPVVFYSPETSVAVGGFAAYTFRNKKDTAQRYPSQVQFGAAYTFNKQLLLYAPFRIYTPGSKFTAYGEIGYYKYSYYFFGIGNDQPADYKELYKVNYPRVRLNVLRKINPKLYAGLRYWLEDYRVVETEPGKQLSSGTIEGSTRSFISGIGPALNYDTRDNIFYAGSGVFVDAGAQFYGNATGSNYQYNRYTLDASTYLSTKRKNVWAFNLFADMVDGNVPFSQLALLGGNKKMRGFYEGRYRDKNLLAAGTEYRFKIYKRFGGTVFANAGAVNDQLKNMAEKIRTTYGAGLRFALNPAEKINLRLDAGFGKNSTAFYFTIGEAF; via the coding sequence ATGAGGTTTATTTTTTCTGCAGTCATCGTCTTCTTCTTTACAGCAAATGTTTTTTCGCAAGACAGCAGCAGAAAAAATAAACCTCGTCGTTTAACGGCGTTTCCTGTTGTGTTCTATTCACCTGAAACAAGTGTGGCTGTTGGTGGATTTGCAGCCTATACATTCCGGAATAAAAAAGATACGGCACAACGTTATCCTTCTCAAGTGCAGTTTGGGGCTGCTTACACATTTAATAAACAACTGTTATTGTATGCACCGTTTCGTATTTACACACCTGGAAGCAAGTTCACTGCTTATGGCGAAATAGGTTATTATAAATACTCTTATTATTTTTTCGGCATTGGAAATGATCAGCCAGCTGATTACAAAGAATTATACAAAGTAAACTATCCAAGAGTGCGATTGAATGTGTTGCGTAAGATCAATCCAAAGCTATATGCAGGCTTACGTTATTGGTTGGAAGATTATCGTGTGGTGGAAACAGAACCGGGCAAGCAACTTTCATCTGGTACAATCGAAGGAAGTACACGAAGCTTTATTTCAGGTATTGGCCCCGCATTGAATTACGATACCCGTGATAATATTTTCTATGCCGGCTCAGGGGTGTTTGTTGATGCAGGTGCACAGTTTTATGGCAATGCAACAGGCAGCAATTATCAATACAACCGATATACACTTGATGCATCTACATATCTTTCAACCAAACGAAAAAATGTGTGGGCCTTTAATCTGTTTGCAGATATGGTTGATGGAAATGTACCGTTCAGTCAACTGGCATTGCTGGGTGGTAATAAAAAAATGCGTGGGTTTTATGAAGGGCGCTACCGGGATAAAAATCTCCTGGCAGCTGGAACAGAATATCGTTTTAAGATCTACAAACGATTTGGGGGAACGGTGTTCGCCAATGCAGGTGCAGTAAATGATCAACTGAAAAATATGGCTGAAAAGATTCGTACAACGTACGGTGCCGGACTTCGATTTGCATTAAACCCTGCCGAAAAAATAAACCTGCGTTTAGATGCAGGTTTCGGGAAAAATTCAACCGCTTTTTATTTTACTATTGGCGAAGCTTTCTGA
- a CDS encoding VOC family protein, whose protein sequence is MKRIISGIQQVGIGVTNADEAFIWYNKHFGTDVVVFKDAARAELMKRYTGGEGHERYAILALNMQGGGGFEIWEYRSRKSQPAAFEVQLGDTGIFVIKIKCKNVKAAYAEYQKAGLNLLSAPKENPGGIESFFLKDPYGNIFEVMADENWFSDTGRHTGGVCGVTIGVISIAKAIPFYEKVLGYDKQLFLDEGHYDEFSNIPGGQHNFKRVMLGHTRKQEGAFSKLLGPTYVELIEVTDRTPKQIFENRLWGDQGYIHVCFDINGYEEHERICNENGFPFTVDSANSFDMGEAAGHFSYNEDPDGTWIEYVETHRVPILKKIGWYLNLKNRKPEKPLPNWMVKSLSFSRVKV, encoded by the coding sequence ATGAAACGGATCATCAGTGGTATTCAGCAGGTAGGAATCGGTGTAACAAATGCGGATGAAGCATTTATCTGGTATAACAAACATTTCGGCACCGATGTGGTGGTGTTTAAAGATGCTGCCCGTGCAGAGTTGATGAAGCGTTATACCGGTGGCGAAGGACATGAGCGTTATGCAATTCTTGCATTGAATATGCAGGGTGGAGGCGGTTTCGAAATTTGGGAATACCGCAGCCGTAAATCGCAACCGGCAGCATTTGAAGTGCAGTTGGGCGACACAGGCATTTTCGTGATCAAGATCAAATGTAAAAATGTAAAGGCTGCCTATGCTGAATATCAGAAAGCAGGTTTAAATCTGTTGAGTGCACCAAAAGAAAATCCGGGTGGCATTGAATCATTCTTTCTGAAAGATCCATACGGCAACATCTTTGAAGTAATGGCGGATGAGAACTGGTTCAGCGATACAGGACGACATACAGGTGGTGTTTGTGGCGTAACCATCGGCGTTATTTCAATAGCGAAAGCAATTCCGTTTTATGAAAAAGTATTGGGTTACGATAAGCAATTGTTTTTGGATGAAGGACATTACGACGAGTTCAGCAACATACCCGGCGGGCAACACAATTTCAAACGTGTGATGCTCGGACATACACGTAAACAGGAAGGCGCATTTTCAAAATTACTCGGCCCAACCTATGTTGAGTTGATTGAAGTAACAGACCGCACACCAAAACAAATTTTTGAAAATCGTTTATGGGGCGATCAGGGATATATTCATGTGTGCTTTGATATTAATGGTTACGAAGAACATGAACGCATCTGCAATGAAAATGGTTTTCCATTCACTGTTGACAGTGCCAACAGTTTTGATATGGGCGAAGCAGCCGGTCACTTTTCATACAATGAAGATCCGGATGGTACATGGATCGAATATGTGGAAACACATCGTGTGCCGATCCTGAAAAAAATAGGATGGTATTTAAACTTAAAAAACAGGAAGCCTGAAAAACCGTTACCCAACTGGATGGTAAAAAGTCTCAGTTTCTCGAGGGTAAAAGTGTAG
- a CDS encoding TIGR04283 family arsenosugar biosynthesis glycosyltransferase, whose protein sequence is MISVIIPVYNEEQTIAALVTYLKQHGGSLLEEIIVCDAASTDATKDEAAKAGATVVVSPQKGRGAQLNYGASRASGSVFYFVHADVFPPQSFAADIQQAIRDGFALGRYRTKFNSNKWFLSINAWFTRFDWFICYGGDQTLFITKELFQSTGGYRNDMRVMEDYEFVKRARQQGRYKILRKSALISARKYDKNSWWKVQTAHRKIIAMYRKGASQEEMAVAYKRLLNW, encoded by the coding sequence ATGATCTCAGTTATCATTCCTGTTTACAACGAAGAACAAACCATTGCAGCGCTGGTAACTTACCTGAAGCAGCATGGCGGCTCTTTGCTGGAGGAAATCATTGTATGTGATGCTGCCAGTACCGATGCAACAAAAGACGAAGCAGCGAAAGCAGGAGCAACGGTTGTTGTATCGCCACAAAAGGGCAGAGGTGCCCAGTTAAACTATGGTGCATCAAGAGCAAGTGGTTCAGTCTTTTATTTTGTACATGCTGATGTGTTTCCTCCGCAAAGTTTTGCAGCCGATATTCAACAGGCAATCCGGGATGGATTTGCACTCGGGCGTTACCGAACAAAATTCAACAGCAACAAATGGTTTTTATCAATCAACGCATGGTTTACCCGGTTCGATTGGTTTATTTGTTATGGCGGTGACCAGACCTTGTTTATTACAAAAGAACTATTCCAGTCTACTGGTGGTTATCGAAATGATATGCGGGTTATGGAAGATTATGAGTTTGTAAAACGGGCGAGGCAACAGGGGCGCTATAAAATTCTCCGTAAATCTGCGCTGATCTCAGCCCGCAAATACGATAAGAACAGTTGGTGGAAAGTGCAAACGGCCCATCGCAAAATCATAGCCATGTATCGAAAGGGAGCCTCGCAGGAAGAGATGGCTGTTGCCTACAAACGCTTACTGAATTGGTAA
- a CDS encoding DUF4139 domain-containing protein, with product MKTKWLQFLLYVLPITVVAQSVKRVPVETKMEQVTVFTKGAQVKRTVKQSISAGKQEIVFTGISTDIEKQSVQVKADGRLTILSVRVQRDYLKEQEVREEIKTTQEKFFQLNDKISLTSKVLEVFKQEEAMLIKNQQIAGSTVTLKPEELRQSLDFQRTRLTEVLKQELTLQKEIEEMNKERNKLSNQLAEMSRKIDLSTNEIVILVDVKETATVPFEITYLVQKAGWYPTYNIRVKDVVSKLQLEMNANVYQTSGENWNNIKLVLSTGNPNDNNSKPLINPWFISYVDAQMSNYMKQWTISGSDQMLMGRVTDDKGIPVPGAIVTVKGTTQNTTTDANGFYRIKANGNTQSLVVSSVGYEAYEFAAGRSFVSVAMKPMNNNLQEVVVVGYGTSNDLAGAVPGIQVRGKTSLKMENKSTPLQVITTFQPITTQYEIQEIATVNNDGKVNTMSINDKSIEAYYEYYAAPKLDEAAYLTAKLINWQDLNLIPGETNLFFEGTFLGKSYLDLSTDSDTLSLSLGVDKGITVKRTLLKEFSNKKFLGSNRTDTKHYEITVRNNKNVPVNIIVEDQFPISTIKEIEVGDLKYDGGKLNDETKIITWTYTIDPKQLKKMEMKYNVKYPKEKKLQLD from the coding sequence ATGAAAACGAAATGGCTGCAATTTCTTCTTTATGTTCTTCCAATTACAGTAGTTGCTCAATCAGTAAAACGTGTTCCTGTTGAAACAAAAATGGAACAGGTAACTGTGTTTACGAAAGGGGCACAGGTAAAGCGAACCGTGAAACAATCCATCTCTGCAGGTAAGCAGGAGATCGTGTTCACCGGTATCTCCACCGATATTGAAAAGCAAAGTGTGCAGGTGAAAGCCGATGGCAGACTCACTATTTTATCGGTGCGTGTTCAACGTGATTATTTAAAAGAACAGGAAGTACGGGAAGAGATCAAAACAACGCAAGAGAAATTCTTTCAGCTGAATGACAAGATCAGTCTTACATCTAAAGTGCTGGAAGTATTTAAACAGGAAGAAGCAATGCTGATCAAGAACCAGCAGATAGCAGGATCAACTGTTACATTGAAGCCAGAAGAATTAAGACAATCACTCGATTTTCAAAGAACACGATTAACCGAAGTATTGAAACAAGAACTGACGTTGCAAAAAGAGATCGAAGAGATGAACAAGGAACGAAACAAACTTTCGAATCAACTGGCAGAAATGAGCAGAAAGATCGATCTCTCTACCAATGAAATTGTCATTCTCGTTGATGTAAAGGAAACAGCAACCGTTCCGTTTGAAATAACTTATCTCGTGCAAAAAGCTGGCTGGTATCCTACTTATAATATCCGTGTGAAAGATGTGGTGAGCAAGCTGCAACTTGAAATGAATGCGAATGTGTATCAAACAAGCGGTGAGAACTGGAACAACATCAAACTGGTTTTATCAACCGGTAATCCGAATGATAATAATTCAAAACCATTGATCAATCCATGGTTTATATCTTATGTAGATGCACAGATGAGTAATTATATGAAGCAATGGACCATCAGCGGCAGCGATCAAATGTTAATGGGAAGAGTAACGGATGATAAAGGAATACCAGTCCCGGGTGCAATCGTAACAGTGAAAGGAACAACACAAAACACCACAACGGATGCGAATGGATTTTACCGCATCAAAGCAAATGGAAATACACAATCATTAGTTGTATCATCAGTTGGGTATGAAGCTTATGAATTTGCAGCAGGAAGAAGTTTTGTTAGTGTGGCTATGAAACCTATGAATAATAATCTGCAGGAAGTAGTTGTGGTTGGCTATGGAACTTCAAATGATTTGGCTGGGGCAGTTCCGGGTATACAAGTAAGAGGAAAAACATCATTGAAAATGGAAAACAAATCAACCCCTTTGCAGGTTATTACTACTTTTCAACCCATCACTACACAATACGAAATACAGGAAATCGCAACGGTGAATAACGATGGCAAAGTAAATACGATGAGCATCAATGATAAAAGTATTGAAGCATATTATGAATACTACGCTGCACCAAAACTGGATGAAGCTGCATACCTCACAGCCAAGCTTATTAATTGGCAGGATCTTAATTTAATTCCCGGCGAAACCAATTTGTTTTTTGAAGGAACATTCCTTGGTAAATCCTACCTCGATCTGTCAACCGATTCTGATACGTTATCACTTTCATTGGGAGTTGATAAGGGTATCACCGTTAAACGAACGTTGTTGAAAGAATTCAGCAACAAGAAATTCCTCGGTAGCAATCGTACCGATACCAAGCATTATGAAATAACTGTTCGCAATAACAAGAATGTGCCGGTGAATATTATTGTGGAAGATCAGTTCCCTATTTCAACAATCAAAGAAATTGAAGTGGGTGATCTGAAATATGATGGAGGAAAGTTAAATGACGAGACAAAGATCATCACTTGGACTTATACCATTGATCCAAAGCAATTGAAGAAAATGGAAATGAAGTACAACGTAAAATACCCAAAGGAAAAGAAATTACAACTCGACTAA
- the atpC gene encoding ATP synthase F1 subunit epsilon, translating to MNLEILTPLGKTYSGDVIGVQLPGIDGSFEVLDNHAPLVSALKAGQLKILVEKNRNELFKIQGGFVEVLNNKVTVLIEGSEAV from the coding sequence ATGAATTTAGAAATATTAACTCCACTCGGAAAGACATACAGCGGCGATGTAATTGGTGTACAGTTGCCGGGTATCGACGGTAGCTTTGAAGTATTGGATAACCATGCTCCGTTAGTAAGTGCGTTGAAAGCCGGACAGTTAAAGATACTGGTTGAAAAAAACCGTAACGAACTGTTTAAGATCCAGGGTGGTTTTGTAGAAGTGCTGAACAATAAAGTAACAGTACTGATTGAAGGAAGCGAAGCTGTGTAA